The Sorangiineae bacterium MSr11954 DNA segment AGGTCATTCGCCGCGCGTGCACCCGTGCCGGGGTGTCCACCACCATTCCCACCACCGACGATCTGGTGCGGGCTCTGCCTGCCATTCGCCAAGCTCTGGGTGTGTACATGTCTCCAGAAGAGGTCCAGCGGCACATGCGTGCCATTGAAAAAATTGCGGGGCTCAAGCACTAAATTCCCGAGCGCGGCGGCGTCGCGTCGGAATCCATCGCGGGGGACGGTTGCGGACGGCAGCAGATCTGCACACATTCCGTTTGGGCGCGTCTCTTCACCCTCCGCGCCCGATCGACGAGGTGGTCCATGCTCGGCATTGCTATCTCCGCGACCGTCGTTGCGCTCGTGTCCCTTGGAGTGGGTCTCAGCTCGGCCGGTCTAACCTCCCAAATGGCGATCATCGTGGCGCTCGCAATCGGCGCCATGGCCGTCGCATCGTTCATTGCGACCTGGCAGCAGGCGCAAGAACGGGCGCATCGGCTGAACAAGTAGATTCGTTCAATCGATACCGGATACGGCAGAGACGCCAGCGCGCGTCGATTTCGGCGCGATCGATGCGCGTCGACCTCGACGTAACCCATGCGCGCCGACCTCGACGCGATCGATGCGCGCCGACCTCGACGCGACCCACGAGACCGACGAGACCGACGAGACACGAGGCTCGCGATCACCAAAGCCACCCGGCGAGAGGTGCCCTATGGCTGCCATGAACCCTTACTTCGAGCGGCAAAGGCCGTTTACCCCCATCGGTCGCCGGGCGCTGCCGCGAGGTGGCGCTGCATGGCCTGCGCTTCCCCTCGAGCGCTGGCGCGACACGTATCGAACCCTGCATCTGTACGCGCAAATCGTGGGGAAGATCCGATTGGCGCTCACGCCCAAAACGAATCAATGGTGGAACGTCCCGTTCTACCTCGGGCCGCGCGGGTTTCGAACGTCGCCCATGACGTATCCGTCGGGCAGTGTTGCGGGCTGCCGCACCTTCGAAATTGCGTTCGACTTCGTGAGGCACGAGCTCGAGGTCTCCGACAGCGACGGGCGCGTGCGAACCTTGGCGTTCGTGCCCGCGCTGTCGGTCGCCGAGTTCCACCGCGAGCTGCATCGCATTCTGGCCGGCCTCGGGATCGAAGTGCGTATTCGCCCGAGGCCGTGCGAGCTCCCGGTGCGCACGCCGTTTGCCCACGACACGAGCCACCGCACGTACGTCGCTTCGGACGCCGAGGCGTTCTTTCACGTGCTGCGCCGGGTCTATCCCGTGTTCGAGACCTTCCGCGCGGGCTTCCGTGGAAAGTGCAGCCCGGTACATTTCTTTTGGGGTCAATTCGATCTGGCGGTCACCCGTTACAACGGCTGGCGCATGCCCACCCCGCCGGGTTCCGAGGCCCTGCGCGATCGGCACGACGAGGAGCACATCTCGCTCGGCTTCTGGCCCGGCGACGCCTGGAGCGATCTGCGCGACGAGCGCAGCACCTTGGGCGCGATGTTCTATTCGTCGACCGTCCCCGAGCCCGCGGGCATCGCCAAGCACGCGGTGGAGCCAGAGGGCGCCTACTACCTCGAGGAGCGAAAGCAGTTCGTTCTCCCCTACGAGCACGTGCGGAGCGCGCCCGATCCGGCGCAGGCCATCCTGAGCTTCGCCCAGTCGACGTACGAGGCGGGGGCCGCGCTCGCGGGCTGGAATCCGGAGGCGCTGGCGTATCCGTAGAAAGGGCTCGACGTCGTATGCGCATGAAGGCGTACACCACCGTGTCGAAAGAACGATGGCTCATTCCCGTCGCCGGCCCTTCGCGCTCCGGCACCCACGACGATCCGGCCAAGCTGGCCGCCAACGCCAAGGCCAATGCCATGTACGGTCGCGCGCTATTTCGCTTCGCAAAGAGGTAATTCCAACACCCTCGTGGATGAGCGGACGACGTTGTTTTGCGAACAACGAGTCCATGGGGATGCCGTCGCGCGCTCTTCGAGCTTTGATTTCGTCTGGACCACGCGCTGCCCACGCTACATTCGACGAGTCATGCACATCGAGAATGAGCGCCGCACCTACGCCGCCTTCGACGGGGACGTCCTCTGCCGCGCCTGGCAGGCGGATCGGGCTTCGACGTGAGCGCGATCCTCGAAGGATTCGCCCTCGGCCTTGCGTACGCGGCGCCGATTGGGGCTCAGAACGTGTACGTCATTCAGTCGGCCGCCGGCGCACCGCTGCGGCTGTCTCTGCGTACGGCGCTGGTGGTGACGGTGATGGACATCTCGCTCGCCTTGGCCTGCCTCTACGGAGTGGGGGCGGTCTTGGGGCTCCTGCCATGGCTCCGCGTCGCCATGACCATCGTGGGGGCGCTCTTCCTGCTCGTCACCGGGATCAACCTCGCGCGTCGGCGCGGGGAGAGCGTCGACGTCGAGGGCGCGATGGGTTCGTATGCCTGGAGCCGGATCGTGGTGACGGCCTTCGTGCTCACCTGGCTCAATCCGCAGGCCCTCCTCGACGGCACCTTGCTCCTCGGCGGCTTTCGCGCGCAGCTCGGCGACGCGGATGTACCGTTCTTCGTCCTCGGTATGGCATCCGCATCGACGGTGTGGTTCCACACCGTGACCCTGCTGGTGGGGACCTTCCGGGCGCGGTTCAGCGTCCGGATCATGACGTGGATCAATCGATGTTGCGGCGTCGCGCTATGTGCGCTGGGCATTAGCCTCGCCCGCAGCGTCGTGCGGGGATGGTAGCGCGCGTCACTCCCGCATCCCCGGCGCCTCGCGCCCCGTTTGCTCCACGTATTCGGTGTAGCCGCCGCCGTATTTGTGGATGCCCTCCGGGGTCAGCTCGAGCACGCGGTTCGAGATGGCCCGCAGCACGTGGCGATCGTGCGACACGAAGAGCATCGTGCCTTGGTACTCGGAGAGCGCTTCGATGAGCATCTCCTTGGTGCCGAGATCGAGGTGGTTCGTCGGCTCGTCCAGAACCAAGAAGTTCGGCGGATCGTAGAGCATTTGCGCCAGCACCAGGCGCGCCTTTTCGCCGCCGGAGAGGATGCGGCACGGCTTCTCCACGTCGTCGCCGGAGAAGCCGAACACGCCGGCCAAGGTGCGCAAGGAGCCGATGGAGGCGTGGGGGAAGCGGCTGACCAAGGACTCCCAGACGGTGTCGGTGGCGTTCAAGAGCTCCATGGCGTGCTGGGCGAAGTAGCCCATCTTGACGCTGGGCGGGATGTTCACCCGGCCCTCGTCGGCGGTGGTTGCCCCGGCAACGAGCTTGAGCAAGGTGGATTTGCCCGCGCCGTTGGCGCCCATCACGCACCATCGCTCCCCGCGGCGAACCAGGAGATCGAGGCCGTTGTAGATGGTCTTGCTGCCGTACGACTTTTTGATGCCCTCGAGGTTGGCCACGTCGTCGCCGGAGCGGGTGGTGGCCGCGAAGTTGAAGGTCAGCTTCTTTCGCTTCCGCGGCGGCTCGATCTTCTCGATCTTCTCCAGCTTCTTCACGCGCGACTGCACCTGCGCGGCGTGGCTCGCGCGCGCCTTGAAGCGGGCGATGAAGGCCTCTTCC contains these protein-coding regions:
- a CDS encoding LysE family transporter; the protein is MSAILEGFALGLAYAAPIGAQNVYVIQSAAGAPLRLSLRTALVVTVMDISLALACLYGVGAVLGLLPWLRVAMTIVGALFLLVTGINLARRRGESVDVEGAMGSYAWSRIVVTAFVLTWLNPQALLDGTLLLGGFRAQLGDADVPFFVLGMASASTVWFHTVTLLVGTFRARFSVRIMTWINRCCGVALCALGISLARSVVRGW
- a CDS encoding DUF5996 family protein, whose translation is MAAMNPYFERQRPFTPIGRRALPRGGAAWPALPLERWRDTYRTLHLYAQIVGKIRLALTPKTNQWWNVPFYLGPRGFRTSPMTYPSGSVAGCRTFEIAFDFVRHELEVSDSDGRVRTLAFVPALSVAEFHRELHRILAGLGIEVRIRPRPCELPVRTPFAHDTSHRTYVASDAEAFFHVLRRVYPVFETFRAGFRGKCSPVHFFWGQFDLAVTRYNGWRMPTPPGSEALRDRHDEEHISLGFWPGDAWSDLRDERSTLGAMFYSSTVPEPAGIAKHAVEPEGAYYLEERKQFVLPYEHVRSAPDPAQAILSFAQSTYEAGAALAGWNPEALAYP
- a CDS encoding ATP-binding cassette domain-containing protein, producing the protein MIRLDSISKQYAGQILFVDASFALFRGDKVGLIGPNGCGKSTIFRLILKQEDPDSGQVAVERNITIGHFGQDVGEMKGTTVVGATLDGAGPISEVASKLRDLEHKLGDPAHADDMERLIEEFGEVQARFEELGGYALDARAREILAGLGFAQEVMDADVGTLSGGWKMRVALARILLMRPDAMLLDEPTNHLDIESILWLEQFLKNYDGALMLTSHDREFMNRIVTKIAEIDGGELTMFSGDYEFYVKQRAVLDAQAESQFERQKAMLAKEEAFIARFKARASHAAQVQSRVKKLEKIEKIEPPRKRKKLTFNFAATTRSGDDVANLEGIKKSYGSKTIYNGLDLLVRRGERWCVMGANGAGKSTLLKLVAGATTADEGRVNIPPSVKMGYFAQHAMELLNATDTVWESLVSRFPHASIGSLRTLAGVFGFSGDDVEKPCRILSGGEKARLVLAQMLYDPPNFLVLDEPTNHLDLGTKEMLIEALSEYQGTMLFVSHDRHVLRAISNRVLELTPEGIHKYGGGYTEYVEQTGREAPGMRE